One genomic region from Candidatus Bathyarchaeia archaeon encodes:
- a CDS encoding GNAT family N-acetyltransferase — protein MSHVKVRRADENDAPELVLLAKDFLRGASNDEERLSILKSSLKNPDYELWLAEIDGDIVGFIDLWTIHDFCHGGKLTYIQNLYVAPKYRRLGVGSRLLQKIVERAKEKGALEIHVVTGFDNEPAIRLYKKHGLEKESLQLEKEFE, from the coding sequence ATGTCCCATGTTAAAGTTAGACGCGCCGATGAAAATGATGCGCCAGAACTGGTATTGCTTGCTAAAGATTTCCTGCGTGGAGCCTCAAACGATGAGGAGCGCCTATCCATCCTAAAAAGCTCTCTTAAAAATCCGGATTACGAATTGTGGCTTGCCGAGATAGACGGAGACATTGTCGGATTCATAGACTTGTGGACTATTCATGATTTTTGCCATGGAGGAAAGCTAACCTACATACAGAACTTGTATGTTGCACCTAAGTATAGGCGGCTTGGCGTTGGAAGTAGGCTTCTGCAGAAAATCGTTGAAAGGGCTAAAGAGAAGGGCGCCTTAGAAATTCACGTGGTGACTGGGTTTGATAATGAGCCGGCTATTAGGCTTTACAAAAAGCATGGATTGGAAAAGGAATCATTGCAGCTTGAGAAAGAGTTTGAATAG